From Kineosporia succinea, the proteins below share one genomic window:
- a CDS encoding peptidoglycan-binding protein, translating to MSRSGLRRVLVTVVALAVTATVLVVARLSGDRGGAADAVRTPVDVATVVVERTDLADSQVFPGTLGYPSKGTVMGSGDGVVTQLPKVGTPIERGRMLYRVNDQPVAVFFGDTPLFRDLTAPGTAVETDVDTASGESTPDDDGTSGAEGDENEEPGSGTGDGKTPQEPLHGRDVTVVADNLRALGYDIGTRPARVQGGDVYTPALAAAVGRWQKQAGMDGDGVIGAADILVLPGRARVASVEAHLGDPAASSLLSLSSMSKAVTVTVGAGAAGQMRTGDAVVVTMPDSREVKAEIGAISRVAKKSDDESSTVSTLNVTVRAERAADLARLDVADVQVKFATSFREGVLAVPVSALLALKGGGYALRTPDGQLHAVTTGLFTDGLVEVDGEGITEGLRVEASG from the coding sequence CCTGGTGACGGTGGTGGCGCTGGCCGTGACCGCCACCGTGCTGGTCGTCGCCCGGCTGAGCGGTGACCGCGGCGGGGCGGCGGACGCGGTGAGGACGCCGGTGGACGTGGCCACCGTGGTGGTGGAGCGCACGGACCTGGCCGACAGCCAGGTGTTCCCCGGCACGCTCGGGTACCCCTCGAAGGGCACGGTCATGGGATCGGGTGACGGGGTCGTCACCCAGCTCCCGAAGGTGGGCACCCCGATCGAGCGGGGACGCATGCTGTACCGGGTGAACGACCAGCCGGTGGCGGTGTTCTTCGGTGACACCCCTCTTTTCCGGGACCTGACGGCCCCGGGAACCGCGGTGGAGACCGACGTCGACACCGCCTCCGGTGAGAGCACCCCGGACGACGACGGGACCTCCGGCGCGGAGGGCGACGAGAACGAGGAGCCGGGATCCGGGACGGGGGACGGCAAGACCCCGCAGGAGCCCCTGCACGGCCGCGACGTCACCGTGGTCGCGGACAACCTCCGGGCCCTGGGCTACGACATCGGCACCCGCCCGGCCCGCGTCCAGGGTGGCGACGTCTACACCCCGGCCCTCGCCGCGGCGGTCGGACGCTGGCAGAAGCAGGCGGGGATGGACGGCGACGGGGTGATCGGCGCGGCCGACATCCTGGTCCTGCCGGGCCGGGCCCGCGTCGCGAGTGTCGAGGCCCACCTGGGCGATCCGGCCGCGAGCTCGCTCCTGTCGCTGAGCTCGATGAGCAAGGCCGTCACCGTGACGGTCGGGGCCGGGGCCGCGGGCCAGATGCGCACGGGTGACGCGGTGGTCGTCACGATGCCGGACTCGCGGGAGGTCAAGGCCGAGATCGGCGCCATCAGCCGGGTGGCGAAGAAGAGCGACGACGAGTCCAGCACGGTCTCCACGCTCAACGTCACCGTGCGGGCCGAGCGTGCGGCCGACCTGGCCCGCCTCGACGTGGCCGACGTGCAGGTGAAGTTCGCGACCAGCTTCCGGGAAGGTGTTCTGGCGGTGCCGGTCTCGGCCTTGCTGGCGCTCAAGGGCGGTGGGTACGCGTTGCGGACGCCCGACGGGCAGCTGCACGCGGTCACGACCGGGTTGTTCACGGACGGGCTGGTCGAGGTCGACGGTGAGGGCATCACCGAGGGCCTGCGGGTGGAGGCGTCCGGGTGA